In Malus sylvestris chromosome 15, drMalSylv7.2, whole genome shotgun sequence, a single genomic region encodes these proteins:
- the LOC126603583 gene encoding cytochrome P450 711A1-like, protein MIGSIELLFNIFMVLIVLGGILGYLYGPYWRVRRVPGPPTIPLVGHIPLMAKYGPDIFSVLAKEYGPIFRFHIGRQPLIIVADAELCREVGIKKFKDIKNRSIPPPLAASPLHQKGLFLTRDARWVTMRNTILSVYQPSHLANLVPTMQSFVECATEKLDSMAKVEEDITFSAISLRLATDVIGQAAFGVNFGLSKPQSVGESVKKIDGKDNNDDEVSDFINQHIYSTTQVKMDFSGSLSIILGLLVPILQWPFWQMLKRIPGTMDGKIEHNNRHLTSRLGAVVEKRMKDSRRGSKDFLSVILNARESGRLSKNVFTTDYISALAYEHLLAGSATTAFTLSSAVYLVAGHPEVEKKLLAEIDGFGPPDQMATASDLQHKFPYLDQVIKEAMRFYMVSPLVARETSREVEIGGYILPKGTWVWLALGVLAKDQKNFPEPEKFRPERFDPSCKEEKQRHPYAFIPFGLGPRSCIGQKFAIQEIKLALIHLYRKYVFRHSPYMESPLELEFGIVLKFKNGVKLRVIKRK, encoded by the exons ATGATAGGCAGCATTGAACTGTTGTTTAACATCTTCATGGTGTTGATAGTATTGGGAGGAATTTTGGGGTATTTGTATGGGCCCTACTGGAGAGTAAGAAGGGTACCTGGCCCTCCAACTATCCCTCTGGTAGGGCACATTCCCTTGATGGCAAAGTATGGTCCTGATATATTCTCAGTTCTTGCTAAAGAGTATGGCCCTATTTTCAG GTTTCATATCGGTAGACAACCACTCATAATTGTAGCAGATGCAGAGCTTTGTAGAGAAGTTGGAATAAAGAAATTCAAAGACATTAAAAACAGAAGCATTCCACCTCCCCTTGCAGCTTCCCCTCTTCATCAGAAGGGTCTCTTTTTAACCAG GGATGCGAGATGGGTGACGATGCGAAACACTATATTATCAGTGTATCAACCTTCCCACTTAGCCAACCTTGTGCCTACAATGCAGTCATTTGTTGAATGTGCAACAGAAAAACTTGACTCCATGGCGAAAGTAGAAGAAGATATTACCTTTTCCGCCATCTCCCTTCGATTGGCCACAGATGTAATAGGACAAGCTGCATTTGGTGTCAACTTTGGCCTTTCTAAACCACAATCCGTTGGCGAATCAGTCAAAAAGATTGATGGCAAAGACAATAATGACGATGAAGTCTCAGACTTTATCAACCAACACATATATTCCACAACACAGGTCAAGATGGATTTTTCGGGTTCCTTATCGATCATACTAGGACTACTTGTCCCCATACTTCAGTGGCCATTTTGGCAGATGTTGAAGAGAATTCCTGGCACTATGGATGGGAAAATCGAGCATAATAACAGGCATTTGACTAGCCGGCTTGGTGCAGTTGTGGAAAAGAGAATGAAAGACAGCAGACGAGGTTCAAAGGACTTCTTGTCAGTTATACTGAATGCAAGGGAGTCAGGGAGGCTTTCGAAGAATGTTTTCACAACAGATTACATTAGTGCACTTGCTTATGAGCATCTCCTTGCCGGGTCGGCCACCACAGCATTCACATTGTCTTCAGCTGTCTACTTGGTTGCTGGACATCCAGAAGTAGAAAAAAAGTTGCTGGCAGAGATCGATGGATTTGGACCGCCTGATCAGATGGCAACTGCAAGTGATCTTCAACACAAATTTCCTTATCTTGATCAG GTTATTAAAGAGGCAATGAGGTTTTACATGGTTTCCCCATTAGTTGCTAGAGAAACATCTCGAGAAGTCGAAATAGGCGGTTATATTTTACCAAAG GGGACTTGGGTTTGGTTAGCCCTCGGAGTATTAGCGAAAGATCAAAAGAACTTCCCAGAGCCAGAAAAGTTCAGGCCAGAGAGGTTTGATCCAAGCtgcaaagaagagaaacaaaGGCATCCTTATGCTTTTATACCGTTTGGACTCGGGCCTCGATCCTGCATCGGTCAGAAATTTGCCATACAAGAAATAAAGCTTGCACTGATTCACTTATACCGGAAGTATGTGTTCCGGCACTCTCCATATATGGAGTCACCTCTGGAGCTTGAGTTTGGCATTGTTCTCAAGTTCAAGAATGGTGTCAAGCTTCGGGTCATAAAGCGGAAATGA
- the LOC126605790 gene encoding cytochrome P450 711A1-like, whose amino-acid sequence MMKSLEEEETLQKIGGMEVLFATSVWLISTIFTGLAILGGILGYLYGPYWGVRRVPGPPIIPLLGHLPLLAKYGPDVFSVLAEQYGPIFRFHMGRQPLIIVADAELCREVGIKKFKDIPNRSIPAPISASPLHQKGLFFTRDARWSTMRNTILSVYQPAHLASLVPTMQSFIESATEKLHSSKEEEITFSTLSLGLATDVLGQAAFGVNFGLSNTHSIGKSIKGEDNDDGVSDFINQHIYSTTQLKMDLSGSLSIILGLLVPILQEPFRQIFKRIPGTMDWKVERTNRKLSGRLDDIVAKRMQDRERGSKDFLSVIMNAMESEAVSKNVFTPDYISAVTYEHLLAGSATTAFTLSSIVYLVAGHPEVEKKLLAEIDGFGPPDQMPTAHDLQHKFPYIDQVIKEAMRFYMVSPLVARETSRNVEIGGYLLPKGTWVWLALGVLAKDPKNFPEPDKFRPERFDPNCQELKQRHPYAFIPFGIGPRSCIGQKFSLQELKLSLIHLYRKYVFRHSPDMEKPLELEYGIVLNFKKGVKLRVIKRT is encoded by the exons ATGATGAAGAGCTTGGAAGAAGAGGAGACCCTTCAGAAAATTGGTGGGATGGAAGTGTTGTTTGCTACCAGTGTTTGGTTGATATCCACAATCTTCACAGGGTTGGCAATATTGGGAGGAATTTTGGGGTACTTGTATGGACCCTACTGGGGGGTGAGAAGGGTACCTGGCCCACCAATTATCCCCTTGCTAGGACACCTTCCCTTGCTGGCAAAGTATGGTCCTGATGTATTCTCAGTTCTTGCCGAACAGTACGGCCCTATTTTCAG GTTTCATATGGGCAGGCAACCATTGATAATTGTAGCAGATGCTGAGCTTTGTAGAGAAGTTGGAATAAAGAAATTCAAAGACATTCCAAACAGAAGCATTCCAGCTCCCATCTCAGCCTCCCCTCTTCATCAAAAGGGTCTTTTTTTCACCAG GGATGCAAGATGGTCGACAATGCGAAACACTATATTATCGGTGTATCAACCAGCACACCTCGCCAGCCTTGTGCCTACCATGCAGTCCTTCATTGAATCTGCAACTGAGAAACTTCACTCCTCCAAAGAAGAAGAGATTACATTTTCTACCCTTTCCCTTGGATTAGCTACTGATGTACTAGGGCAAGCTGCATTTGGTGTCAACTTTGGCCTTTCTAATACACATTCGATCGGCAAATCAATCAAAGGAGAAGACAACGACGATGGAGTCTCGGACTTCATCAACCAACACATTTATTCCACAACGCAGCTTAAGATGGACTTATCAGGTTCCTTATCCATCATACTCGGTTTACTAGTCCCTATACTCCAGGAGCCATTTAGGCAGATTTTCAAGAGAATTCCGGGCACTATGGACTGGAAAGTTGAGCGTACTAACCGGAAGTTGAGTGGCCGGCTTGATGATATTGTGGCGAAGCGAATGCAAGACCGTGAGCGAGGCTCGAAGGACTTCTTGTCGGTAATTATGAATGCAATGGAGTCAGAGGCGGTTTCGAAGAATGTCTTCACTCCTGACTACATTAGTGCAGTTACTTACGAGCATCTCCTTGCTGGATCAGCCACCACAGCATTCACATTGTCTTCAATTGTCTACTTGGTTGCTGGACATCCAGAAGTCGAAAAAAAGTTGCTGGCAGAGATTGATGGATTTGGACCGCCTGATCAGATGCCAACTGCTCATGATCTTCAACACAAGTTTCCTTACATTGATCAG GTGATTAAAGAGGCAATGAGGTTTTACATGGTTTCCCCATTAGTTGCGAGAGAAACATCCAGAAACGTCGAAATAGGAGGTTATCTTCTACCAAAG GGGACTTGGGTGTGGTTAGCACTCGGTGTTTTAGCGAAAGATCCAAAGAACTTCCCGGAGCCAGACAAGTTCAGGCCAGAGAGGTTTGATCCAAATTGCCAAGAATTGAAACAAAGGCATCCTTACGCTTTTATACCGTTTGGAATCGGACCTCGATCCTGCATTGGTCAGAAATTTTCCCTACAAGAACTAAAGCTCTCACTGATTCACTTATACCGGAAATATGTGTTCCGGCACTCTCCCGACATGGAGAAACCTCTTGAGCTTGAGTACGGCATTGTTCTCAACTTCAAGAAAGGTGTCAAGCTTAGAGTCATAAAGAGGACATGA
- the LOC126604992 gene encoding heat shock factor protein HSF30-like: MDGVLVKEEEVVTCTVGSSSSSSSSFSPQPIEGLHEVGPPPFLTKTFEMVEDPSTDAIVSWSKARNSFVVWDYHKFSATLLPRYFKHSNFSSFIRQLNTYGFRKVDPDRWEFANEGFLGGQRHLLKTIKRRRHVSQNMQQEAGGGACVELGQYGVETELERLKRDRNILMTEIVKLRQQQQNSREQVMAMEGRLLTTEKKQQQMMTFLAKALNNPSFLQTLAEKNAKNRALHGIGRKRRLAASPSLENLQEAPRIDVVDYSASQDQGELATMEPDIENFFSTAALDNKSSSGFKDRKPSLVPASTGGGNLDSVDETIWEELWSDDLIGGNPEEEAAAVGEESEVDVEVEDLVAEPADWGV, translated from the exons ATGGATGGAGTGTTGGTGAAAGAGGAGGAGGTTGTGACATGCACCGTCGGCTCATCGTCTTCGTCGTCCTCAAGCTTCTCGCCGCAGCCAATAGAGGGGCTGCACGAGGTGGGTCCGCCGCCGTTTCTCACGAAGACGTTTGAAATGGTGGAGGATCCTTCCACGGACGCCATTGTTTCCTGGAGCAAAGCTCGCAACAGCTTCGTTGTGTGGGACTATCACAAGTTCTCCGCCACTCTTCTTCCTCGATACTTCAAGCACAGTAACTTCTCCAGCTTCATTCGTCAGCTCAATACATAT GGTTTCAGAAAGGTTGATCCGGACCGATGGGAATTCGCAAACGAGGGTTTTCTAGGAGGGCAGAGGCATTTGCTGAAGACCATTAAGAGGAGGAGACATGTCTCGCAGAATATGCAACAAGAAGCCGGAGGAGGAGCTTGTGTTGAATTGGGGCAGTATGGAGTAGAAACCGAGCTTGAAAGACTGAAAAGAGACCGAAACATTTTGATGACGGAGATTGTGAAGTTGAGGCAGCAACAACAAAATTCAAGGGAGCAAGTCATGGCAATGGAGGGCCGGTTGCTGACCACGGAGAAAAAACAGCAGCAGATGATGACTTTCCTTGCTAAAGCACTCAATAATCCATCTTTTCTACAAACCCTTGCTGAGAAGAATGCCAAGAATAGAGCACTGCACGGTATTGGTAGAAAGCGGAGACTGGCTGCTAGTCCCAGTCTTGAGAATCTGCAAGAAGCGCCTAGAATCGACGTTGTGGACTACTCTGCAAGCCAGGATCAGGGAGAGTTGGCAACTATGGAACCAGATATTGAGAACTTTTTCTCAACTGCTGCATTGGACAACAAATCGAGCAGTGGTTTCAAAGACCGTAAACCGAGCTTAGTACCCGCAAGTACTGGTGGAGGCAACTTGGATTCTGTTGATGAGACCATATGGGAGGAGCTGTGGAGTGATGACCTCATTGGTGGCAACCCGGAGGAGGAAGCTGCTGCCGTGGGCGAGGAATCAGAAGTCGACGTTGAGGTGGAGGATTTGGTTGCAGAGCCTGCAGATTGGG GCGTATGA
- the LOC126601585 gene encoding glutaredoxin-C6-like, protein MQGLRRCSNDVVHLGLSPAPTPPSPPPPPPPPPNHSSSTLSIDVAESAETRIRRLISEHPVIIFSRNSCCMCHVMKKLLATIGVHPTVIELDDDEIAALPHDDQEQQQACNTPPAVFIGGTCVGGLESLVALHLSGHLVPKLVQVGALWEK, encoded by the exons ATGCAAGGCCTACGGCGTTGCTCCAACGACGTCGTCCACCTCGGCCTATCCCCCGCCCCGACCCCGCCCtccccaccccctccccctccccctcccccaaaccattcttcttccaccctctcCATCGACGTCGCCGAGTCCGCTGAGACCCGCATCCGCCGCCTCATCTCTGAGCACCCCGTCATCATCTTCAGCCGAAACTCCTGCTGCATGTGCCATGTCATGAAGAAGCTCCTCGCCACCATTGGCGTCCACCCCACCGTCATCGAATTGGACGATGACGAGATCGCTGCTCTCCCCCACGACGACCAAGAACAACAACAGGCTTGTAATACTCCGCCCGCCGTCTTCATCGGAGGCACGTGCGTCGGCGGCCTCGAGTCCCTAGTCGCCCTCCACCTCAGCGGCCACCTCGTCCCTAAACTCGTCCAAGTCGGTGCCCTCTGG GAGAAATAG
- the LOC126605671 gene encoding probable ADP,ATP carrier protein At5g56450 has product MYDVSNLQSPRRYFGRDRERRGFPQRMSKDDDDPEAKASKSQPPDWLTNFHRDLMAGAVMGSVVHTIVAPIERAKLLLQTQESNLAILGGGRTKFKGMVDCIARTVREEGILSLWRGNGSSVLRYYPSVALNFSLKDLYRNVLRSGHSQDGHFLAGPSANFMAGAAAGCTTLIIIYPLDIAHTRLAADIGRTEIRQFRGIYHFLSTIRQKDGIQGVYRGLPASLQGMVIHRGLYFGGFDTMKEILSEDSRRDLPLWQRWVVAQAVTTSAGLLSYPLDTVRRRMMMQSGLEQRMYDNTLDCWRKIYRREGVTSFYRGAVSNVFRSTGAAAILVLYDEVKKFMNWGGL; this is encoded by the exons ATGTATGATGTATCCAACCTCCAAAGCCCTCGTCGATACTTCGGAAG AGATAGGGAGAGGAGGGGTTTCCCGCAGAGAATGAGCAAAGATGACGACGACCCAGAAGCGAAAGCGTCGAAGTCACAGCCGCCGGATTGGCTGACCAACTTCCACCGTGATCTGATGGCCGGGGCAGTGATGGGCAGCGTCGTGCACACGATTGTGGCCCCAATCGAGAGAGCCAAGCTTTTGCTGCAGACCCAGGAGAGCAACCTGGCCATTCTCGGCGGTGGAAGGACGAAGTTCAAGGGGATGGTGGATTGCATCGCCCGGACGGTCAGGGAAGAAGGCATACTGTCTCTTTGGAGAGGCAACGGCAGCAGCGTCCTCCGATACTACCCTTCGGTCGCTCTCAATTTCTCCCTCAAG GACCTTTATAGGAACGTATTAAGAAGTGGACACTCTCAAGATGGTCATTTTTTGGCTGGTCCATCTGCAAATTTCATGGCTGGAGCTGCTGCTGGTTGTACAACATTGATCATAATATACCCGCTTGATATTGCACATACCCGCCTGGCTGCTGACATTGGAAGAACTGAAATCCGTCAATTTCGAGGAATATACCATTTCTTGTCTACCATTCGCCAAAAGGACGGGATTCAAGGGGTTTACAGAGGGCTTCCAGCCTCTTTACAGGGAATGGTCATTCACCGGGGGCTTTACTTTGGAGGCTTTGATACGATGAAGGAAATTTTATCAGAAGACTCTCGACGTGATTTGCCATTGTGGCAGCGTTGGGTAGTGGCTCAGGCAGTCACAACATCTGCTGGGTTGTTGTCATATCCACTTGACACAGTTCGGAGGCGGATGATGATGCAGTCTGGACTGGAACAGCGGATGTATGATAACACTTTGGACTGCTGGAGGAAGATATATAGGAGAGAAGGGGTGACTTCATTTTATCGTGGTGCAGTTTCGAATGTGTTTAGGAGTACCGGCGCTGCTGCCATCTTGGTTTTGTACGACGAGGTCAAGAAGTTCATGAATTGGGGTGGTTTATAG
- the LOC126604991 gene encoding protein indeterminate-domain 7-like: protein MMNKGLMVDENMSNLTCASGDLSASNSSIRNESSSAGTVYPHPASSAQIQQQQAPPPPKKKRNLPGNPDPDAEVIALSPKSLMATNRFVCEICNKGFQREQNLQLHRRGHNLPWKLKQRTGKEVRKKVYLCPEPTCVHHEPSRALGDLTGIKKHFSRKHGEKKWKCEKCSKRYAVQSDWKAHSKVCGTREYRCDCGTLFSRRDSFITHRAFCDALAQENNTSSAAARSVMPASINPLLSSLPQLHSHGLQVQSAVKREQDQHQQQLLPPWLSFLPEGGEAASLPTMNLSASPLFSTSSFQQYYSFDQNPNPSSSSTALLPDNFQLQQNTASPHMSATALLQKASEMGATISKTSPSPYFLKPPTHQSYLAHQAHMSNETSRDQAILLDDGFGNNESKSSLFHDMMMMSSSHGFGHDHHQVSSSSFGDHQQQQQAFNGIMVDGNFVEINNNNPPNNYNKPRSTDNNNNNEGLTRDFLGLRAPFSSAAASHGGHGDLFSIDMAGLDHHHHVSTSSPAAYNNGQQNDQNQKSWQG from the exons ATGATGAATAAAGGTTTGATGGTGGATGAGAATATGTCAAATCTGACTTGTGCTTCTGGTGATTTAAGCGCTTCTAACTCAAGCATCAGAAATGAGTCATCTTCTGCTGGCACAGTCTACCCTCATCCCGCATCCTCAGCACAAATTCAGCAGCAGCAAGCACCGCCACCgccaaagaagaagagaaatctCCCAGGCAACCCAG ACCCCGATGCTGAAGTAATAGCCTTGTCTCCAAAATCACTGATGGCAACGAATAGATTCGTGTGTGAGATTTGCAACAAAGGGTTTCAAAGAGAGCAAAACCTTCAGCTTCATAGAAGAGGGCACAATCTGCCATGGAAGCTAAAGCAAAGGACGGGCAAGGAGGTGAGGAAGAAGGTGTACCTGTGCCCGGAACCAACATGTGTCCACCATGAACCATCAAGGGCTCTTGGGGACTTGACTGGGATCAAGAAGCACTTCTCTAGAAAGCACGGTGAGAAAAAGTGGAAGTGTGAGAAATGCTCAAAGCGGTATGCAGTTCAGTCGGACTGGAAAGCTCACTCCAAAGTCTGTGGCACAAGGGAGTATAGATGTGATTGTGGAACCCTTTTCTCTAG GAGGGACAGTTTCATCACACACAGAGCCTTTTGTGATGCTTTAGCACAAGAGAACAATACAAGCTCTGCAGCTGCCAGATCGGTAATGCCCGCCTCAATAAACCCACTTCTCTCCTCACTCCCCCAACTCCATAGCCATGGCCTCCAAGTTCAATCAGCTGTCAAGAGAGAACAGGATCAGCATCAGCAGCAGCTCCTTCCTCCGTGGCTTTCATTCTTGCCAGAAGGCGGCGAAGCGGCCAGCCTCCCTACTATGAACCTCTCCGCCTCGCCATTATTCTCCACCTCTTCATTCCAGCAATATTATTCTTTTgaccaaaaccctaaccctagcagCTCTTCTACTGCCCTACTCCCTGATAACTTCCAACTTCAACAAAACACCGCTTCCCCTCACATGTCAGCCACTGCCTTGCTTCAGAAGGCATCGGAAATGGGTGCGACCATCAGCAAAACCTCCCCTTCCCCATATTTTCTCAAACCACCCACCCACCAATCCTACCTAGCTCACCAAGCTCACATGTCCAACGAAACTTCGCGTGACCAAGCAATACTATTGGATGATGGGTTTGGAAACAATGAGAGTAAATCTTCACTCTTCCAtgatatgatgatgatgagtaGCTCTCATGGTTTTGGTCATGATCATCATCAAGTCTCGTCGTCGTCGTTTGGAGAtcatcagcagcagcagcaggctTTCAATGGAATTATGGTCGACGGTAATTTTGTCgagattaataataataatcctccaaataattataataaaccGAGAAGTactgacaacaacaacaacaacgagGGTTTGACGAGAGATTTCTTGGGACTTAGAGCGCCATTTTCATCAGCAGCAGCATCGCATGGCGGCCATGGTGATTTATTCAGTATTGATATGGCGGGGCTCGACCATCACCACCATGTGAGTACTTCTTCTCCAGCTGCTTATAACAATGGACAGCAAAATGATCAGAACCAAAAATCGTGGCAAGGTTAG